One segment of Drosophila ananassae strain 14024-0371.13 chromosome 3R, ASM1763931v2, whole genome shotgun sequence DNA contains the following:
- the LOC6496716 gene encoding probable proteasome subunit beta type-2 isoform X2 → MVNIDQSKIHRLSDFNMMATVGDGGDTIQFTDYISKNLHLYKIAHGYHLSAKAAAHFTRKNLADYIRTNTRYHVAMLLAGYDAAEGPDLHYIDSLGAAQSINHAGHGWGSMFCGSILQRFWHSKLTQAEAYSILRKCVVEIQKRLIINQRNFDVYVVDKKGMRKMEAINPGSLSREAVSLSW, encoded by the coding sequence atcaatcgaaaattcaccgtctctCTGATTTCAACATGATGGCCACAGTTGGCGATGGAGGCGATACCATACAGTTTACGGATTACATATCCAAGAACCTGCATTTGTACAAAATCGCCCACGGATACCATCTCAGTGCCAAAGCTGCAGCGCACTTTACGCGCAAAAATCTGGCGGATTACATACGCACAAACACCCGGTACCATGTGGCGATGCTTCTGGCAGGGTACGATGCCGCCGAGGGCCCCGACCTCCACTACATCGATTCTTTGGGGGCGGCACAGTCCATCAACCACGCCGGCCACGGATGGGGCAGCATGTTTTGTGGCAGCATTCTGCAGCGGTTTTGGCACTCGAAGCTTACCCAAGCGGAAGCCTACTCTATCTTGCGAAAGTGCGTGGTGGAGATCCAGAAACGGCTAATCATTAACCAGCGGAACTTCGATGTCTACGTGGTAGACAAGAAAGGAATGCGCAAGATGGAGGCCATAAATCCAGGATCGCTTAGCCGCGAAGCCGTTAGCCTGAGTTGGTAG